The following are encoded in a window of Alphaproteobacteria bacterium genomic DNA:
- a CDS encoding RNA methyltransferase yields the protein MPREITAYSNPLVKQARGLRDKKNRRAEGLFLAEGLRILTEAREAGVLPERLFFSDSSHPLLQEMIAATEAAGGEAILTTADILHKISGKENPQAVLGVYRQIDTSLAAIDRAAAPLWIVAQALRDPGNLGTILRTGDAVGAGGLILVDDCVDPFSVEAVRASMGALFTQKIASARWDEFVPWLRSGPAQLIGTSLNAMQDYQQPSYRKPAFILVGNEQAGLPEAYEKECDLLVKMPMLGKADSLNAAVATAVMAYEVINQWRR from the coding sequence GTGCCGCGCGAGATCACCGCTTATTCCAACCCGCTCGTCAAGCAGGCGCGCGGCCTTCGCGACAAGAAGAACCGCCGCGCCGAAGGTCTGTTTCTCGCGGAGGGGCTGCGGATCCTTACCGAGGCGCGCGAGGCGGGCGTTCTGCCCGAGCGCCTGTTCTTCAGCGATTCCTCGCATCCGCTTCTTCAAGAGATGATCGCTGCCACCGAGGCAGCGGGCGGCGAGGCGATTCTGACCACGGCCGACATCCTCCACAAGATCAGCGGCAAGGAAAATCCGCAGGCCGTGCTCGGAGTCTATCGCCAGATCGACACCAGCCTCGCCGCGATCGACCGCGCCGCGGCGCCCTTGTGGATCGTCGCCCAGGCGCTGCGCGATCCCGGCAACCTCGGCACCATCCTGCGCACCGGCGACGCGGTCGGCGCGGGCGGGCTGATCCTCGTCGACGATTGCGTCGATCCCTTCTCGGTCGAGGCCGTCCGCGCCTCGATGGGCGCGCTGTTCACGCAGAAGATCGCAAGCGCCCGCTGGGACGAGTTTGTGCCCTGGCTCCGTTCAGGCCCCGCTCAACTGATCGGGACCAGCCTCAACGCGATGCAGGACTATCAGCAGCCCTCCTACAGAAAGCCCGCCTTCATTCTCGTCGGCAACGAGCAGGCGGGCCTGCCCGAGGCCTATGAGAAGGAATGCGACCTGCTGGTGAAGATGCCCATGCTCGGCAAGGCCGACAGCCTCAACGCCGCCGTCGCCACCGCCGTGATGGCCTATGAGGTGATCAACCAATGGCGAAGATGA
- the rapZ gene encoding RNase adapter RapZ: MAQPRRPQRILLVTGLSGAGKSTVLRTLEDLDWETVDNLPLSLLDPLLATRPRPGAERGRPLAVGLDSRTRGFNAERIVGQIKKVARRTDREVETLYLDCAGPELLRRYSETRRRHPLAPDRPATDGIAEEREMTAPLKRWADHIIDTTDSDVPALQQQIRNRFAAGGGGPTLSVISFGFARGIPRNADIVLDMRFLRNPHWEEDLRALTGLDEAVGAHIAEDEGYEEALGRIEELLLTLLPRYRAEGKSYVSIAFGCTGGRHRSVHVAERVAARLRAAGFSPTLDHRDLATPPRDGIERSAGANTSDIEAERAQGE, encoded by the coding sequence ATGGCCCAGCCTCGCCGGCCCCAGCGGATCCTGCTCGTCACCGGGCTGTCGGGGGCGGGCAAATCGACCGTGCTTCGAACGCTCGAAGACCTGGACTGGGAGACGGTCGACAATTTGCCCCTTTCCCTGCTCGATCCGCTGCTCGCCACCCGCCCGCGTCCGGGCGCCGAGCGCGGCCGCCCGCTCGCCGTGGGACTCGACAGCCGGACCCGCGGCTTCAATGCGGAGCGGATCGTCGGCCAGATCAAGAAAGTCGCCCGGCGCACGGACCGGGAGGTCGAGACGCTCTACCTGGACTGCGCGGGCCCCGAGCTCCTGCGCCGCTATTCGGAGACCCGCCGCCGGCACCCGCTGGCGCCCGACCGCCCGGCGACCGACGGAATCGCCGAAGAGCGCGAAATGACCGCCCCGCTCAAGCGCTGGGCCGATCATATCATAGACACGACCGACAGCGACGTTCCGGCGCTCCAGCAGCAGATCCGCAACCGCTTCGCCGCCGGCGGCGGCGGGCCGACCCTCAGCGTCATCTCGTTCGGCTTCGCCCGCGGCATCCCGCGCAATGCCGACATCGTCCTCGACATGCGCTTCCTCAGGAATCCGCATTGGGAGGAGGATCTGCGCGCGCTGACCGGGCTCGACGAGGCGGTCGGCGCGCATATCGCCGAAGACGAGGGCTACGAGGAGGCGCTGGGGCGGATCGAGGAGCTCCTGCTCACCCTCCTGCCCCGCTACCGGGCCGAAGGAAAATCCTATGTCTCGATCGCGTTCGGTTGTACGGGCGGCCGCCATCGCTCGGTTCACGTGGCGGAGCGAGTCGCGGCACGGTTGCGCGCGGCGGGTTTTTCGCCCACTCTGGACCATCGCGACCTCGCCACGCCGCCACGTGACGGTATCGAGCGGTCCGCAGGGGCAAACACATCGGACATTGAGGCGGAACGCGCTCAGGGTGAATGA
- a CDS encoding META domain-containing protein → MAKMRALVIGAAALAGSASAFPTPGTTYGAAGTEPFWGLTFRNGRMIYEVVDRPSISVPQPRPTAIRSGRRYSTARMTVEITREGRCNDGMSDHYYQETVKVWLGRRAGRPLYGCGGPRVPPPELTGSRWHIVAIGGQAVSGDDYFIEFDQDRLTGQAGCNRFSGPYGETRPTLRPGAIAATRMVCPGARMEHERRALEILSAPLSMNFLDGRTLVLGNRAGQIRLRSVD, encoded by the coding sequence ATGGCGAAGATGAGAGCGCTTGTCATCGGCGCCGCCGCTTTGGCCGGCTCCGCCTCGGCCTTTCCGACTCCGGGGACGACCTATGGCGCGGCCGGCACCGAGCCCTTCTGGGGCCTCACCTTTCGGAACGGCCGGATGATCTACGAAGTGGTCGACCGCCCCAGCATCAGCGTGCCGCAGCCGCGGCCAACCGCCATCCGCTCGGGCCGCCGCTATTCGACCGCACGAATGACGGTCGAGATCACCCGCGAAGGCCGCTGCAACGACGGCATGAGCGATCATTATTACCAGGAGACGGTCAAGGTCTGGCTCGGCCGCCGCGCCGGTCGCCCGCTCTACGGCTGCGGCGGCCCGCGCGTTCCGCCGCCGGAGCTGACCGGCAGCCGTTGGCACATCGTCGCGATCGGCGGCCAAGCGGTCTCCGGCGACGATTATTTCATCGAGTTCGACCAGGACAGGCTGACCGGCCAGGCCGGCTGCAACCGCTTCTCCGGCCCCTATGGCGAGACCCGCCCGACGCTTCGTCCCGGCGCGATCGCGGCCACCCGCATGGTCTGCCCGGGTGCGCGCATGGAGCACGAGCGGCGCGCGCTGGAAATCCTCTCCGCCCCGCTGTCGATGAACTTCCTGGACGGCCGCACTTTGGTCCTCGGCAACCGCGCCGGGCAGATCAGGTTGCGCTCGGTGGATTAG
- a CDS encoding PTS sugar transporter subunit IIA — MIGLVLVTHGRLASEFVVAMEHVVGPQEKIAAICIGPDDDMEARRKDIATAIAAVDDGTGVIILTDLFGGTPSNLAISLMKSDKIEVIAGVNLPMLIRLEGARKTMDVRSAVAAAREAGRKYISVASEILGEAAA, encoded by the coding sequence ATGATCGGACTGGTTTTGGTTACCCATGGCCGACTCGCGTCGGAATTCGTCGTCGCCATGGAGCATGTGGTGGGGCCGCAGGAGAAGATCGCCGCGATCTGCATCGGCCCCGACGACGATATGGAGGCGCGCCGCAAGGACATCGCCACGGCGATCGCCGCGGTCGATGACGGCACCGGCGTGATCATCCTCACCGACCTGTTCGGCGGCACCCCGTCCAACCTCGCCATCAGCCTGATGAAGTCCGACAAGATCGAGGTCATCGCCGGCGTCAACCTGCCGATGCTCATCCGGCTCGAGGGCGCGCGCAAGACGATGGACGTCCGCTCCGCGGTCGCCGCCGCGCGCGAGGCCGGACGCAAATACATCTCCGTCGCTTCGGAGATACTGGGCGAAGCCGCTGCCTGA
- a CDS encoding response regulator transcription factor → MSVTIALVDDDRNILTSLSVTLQSEGFITRLYSDGEAALKALLENPPDLAVLDIKMPRMDGMELLRRLREKSDFPVIFLTSKDEELDEALGLAMGADDYIAKPFSQRLLLARIRAVLRRTEMRARPAESQREDDPAEIVRGRLVMDPARHRVSWDGKDVTLTVTEFLILEALAQRPGVVKSRNQLMDVAYQDDIYVDDRTIDSHIKRMRRKFRSVDGEFDAIETLYGVGYRFGEE, encoded by the coding sequence ATGTCGGTAACCATCGCGCTTGTCGACGACGACCGCAACATCCTCACCTCCCTCTCGGTCACGCTCCAGTCGGAGGGCTTCATCACCCGGCTCTATTCGGACGGCGAGGCGGCGCTGAAGGCGCTGCTCGAGAACCCGCCCGACCTCGCCGTGCTCGACATCAAGATGCCGCGGATGGACGGGATGGAGCTGCTCCGCCGCCTTCGGGAAAAAAGCGACTTTCCGGTCATCTTCCTGACCTCGAAGGACGAGGAGCTCGACGAGGCGCTCGGGCTCGCCATGGGCGCCGACGATTATATCGCCAAGCCCTTCTCCCAGCGCCTGCTGCTCGCTCGAATCCGGGCCGTGCTGCGGCGGACGGAGATGCGCGCGCGGCCGGCCGAATCCCAGCGGGAGGACGATCCGGCGGAGATCGTCCGCGGCCGACTGGTCATGGATCCGGCGCGTCACCGGGTGAGCTGGGACGGCAAGGACGTGACCCTCACCGTCACCGAATTCCTGATCCTCGAGGCGCTCGCCCAGCGCCCCGGCGTGGTCAAATCGCGCAACCAGCTGATGGACGTCGCCTATCAGGACGACATCTATGTCGACGACCGGACCATCGACAGCCACATCAAGCGCATGCGCCGCAAGTTCCGCTCCGTCGACGGCGAGTTCGACGCGATCGAGACCCTCTATGGCGTCGGATACCGCTTTGGCGAGGAATGA
- a CDS encoding aldolase: MTVRPVSLSSETVHATAVAINGRAVLLGGRPGKGKSDLALRLVDRGATLISDDYTHVRRVDGRAIASAPPNILGKIEVRGVGIVEMKTAQDVPVALFVDLEAEPARLPEPGEERMVAGVSIPVAHLAGLESSAPLKVEAALKLFGLTG, translated from the coding sequence ATGACCGTCCGTCCGGTTTCGCTGTCGTCCGAAACGGTTCACGCCACCGCGGTGGCGATCAACGGCCGCGCCGTTTTGCTTGGAGGTCGGCCGGGGAAGGGCAAATCGGATCTCGCTCTTCGCCTGGTCGATCGCGGCGCGACCCTGATCAGCGACGATTACACCCACGTCCGCCGGGTCGACGGGCGGGCGATCGCTTCCGCGCCCCCCAACATCCTCGGCAAGATCGAGGTTCGGGGAGTCGGCATCGTCGAGATGAAAACCGCGCAGGACGTGCCGGTCGCCCTGTTCGTCGACCTCGAGGCCGAGCCCGCGCGGCTGCCGGAGCCCGGAGAGGAGCGGATGGTGGCCGGGGTCTCGATTCCCGTCGCCCATCTCGCCGGCCTCGAATCCTCGGCCCCGCTGAAGGTCGAGGCGGCGCTGAAGCTGTTCGGATTGACCGGCTAA
- the rmuC gene encoding DNA recombination protein RmuC → MDPLLLLLVAVLVAAGVALGWFVGRGRAGAVAEERGKAAELLRMTLSEVTKERDEAMRDLAGLKADARNFEARMKELLEAKEALTAQFHEVGAKLLSDAQKQFLERADSRFNQASEKSEAQLKALLQPVEATLKRYEDGLTKVEKERVGSYEALREAVQLLHAGHAQVRDETRNLVNALRSSPKARGRWGEQSLKNVLEQAGLSPYADFQTEVSVNTDDGRLRPDVVVRLPGGRKLIIDAKCSLNAFLDASEEVDDAARLAHLQRHAAAIRTHAQQLGSKNYWEQFGDSADYVILYIPGEHFLTAALEQDDRLWDWSFERRVLLATPTNLVAIARTVASVWRQERLAEEAAEIARLGKELHSRLATMGGHVAKLGRNLELATGAYNAFVGSLETQVMTQAKRFEALEVSSGAREIEAMPVVESAPRPLTKLLPTEGDGKPN, encoded by the coding sequence ATGGACCCGCTCTTGCTGCTTCTCGTCGCCGTCCTCGTCGCCGCCGGGGTCGCGCTCGGCTGGTTCGTCGGGCGCGGGCGCGCCGGCGCGGTTGCCGAGGAGCGCGGAAAGGCCGCCGAATTGCTGCGGATGACCCTGTCCGAGGTCACCAAGGAGCGCGACGAGGCAATGCGCGACCTGGCCGGCCTCAAGGCGGACGCGCGCAATTTCGAAGCGCGGATGAAGGAGCTGCTCGAGGCCAAGGAGGCGCTGACCGCGCAGTTCCACGAGGTCGGCGCCAAATTGCTGAGCGACGCTCAGAAGCAGTTCCTCGAGCGCGCCGATTCGCGCTTCAACCAGGCGAGCGAGAAGAGCGAGGCGCAGCTCAAGGCCTTGCTCCAGCCGGTCGAGGCGACCCTGAAGCGCTACGAGGACGGGCTGACGAAGGTCGAGAAGGAGCGGGTGGGAAGTTACGAGGCGCTGCGCGAGGCGGTGCAGCTGCTTCACGCGGGCCACGCGCAGGTCCGCGACGAGACCAGGAATCTGGTCAACGCGCTGCGATCGAGCCCGAAGGCGCGCGGGCGCTGGGGCGAGCAGAGCCTGAAGAACGTGCTCGAGCAGGCCGGCCTTTCTCCCTATGCCGATTTCCAGACCGAGGTCTCGGTGAACACCGACGACGGGCGGCTGCGCCCGGACGTGGTCGTTCGGCTGCCGGGCGGGCGCAAGCTGATCATCGACGCCAAATGCTCGCTCAACGCTTTTCTCGACGCGAGCGAGGAGGTGGACGACGCCGCGCGGCTCGCCCATCTGCAGCGGCATGCGGCGGCGATCCGCACCCATGCCCAGCAGCTCGGCTCGAAGAATTACTGGGAGCAGTTCGGCGACTCGGCCGACTACGTGATCCTCTACATTCCCGGCGAGCATTTCCTGACCGCGGCGCTGGAGCAGGACGATCGCCTCTGGGATTGGTCGTTCGAGCGGCGTGTGCTGCTGGCCACGCCGACCAACCTCGTGGCCATCGCCCGAACCGTCGCCAGCGTCTGGCGGCAGGAGCGGCTCGCCGAGGAAGCGGCGGAGATCGCCCGGCTCGGCAAGGAGCTTCATTCGCGCCTGGCGACGATGGGCGGCCACGTCGCCAAGCTCGGCCGCAACCTCGAGCTCGCCACCGGCGCCTACAACGCCTTCGTCGGCAGCCTGGAGACCCAGGTGATGACCCAGGCCAAGAGGTTCGAGGCGCTGGAGGTGTCGAGCGGCGCCAGGGAGATCGAGGCGATGCCGGTGGTCGAATCCGCGCCGCGGCCGCTGACCAAGTTGCTGCCGACGGAAGGCGACGGGAAGCCGAACTGA
- a CDS encoding HPr family phosphocarrier protein, with the protein MVSRVVEVRNKRGLHARASAKFVTLASEIDADIEVEKDGSKVCGTSIMGLMMLGAAKGDTITISATGLGAEQAVERLAALVEALFDEPE; encoded by the coding sequence ATGGTCAGTCGTGTCGTGGAGGTCCGGAACAAGCGCGGCCTCCATGCCCGCGCCAGCGCCAAGTTCGTCACTTTAGCTTCCGAGATCGACGCCGACATCGAGGTCGAAAAGGACGGATCGAAGGTCTGCGGCACATCGATCATGGGCCTGATGATGCTCGGCGCGGCGAAGGGCGACACGATCACCATCAGCGCGACCGGCCTCGGCGCCGAGCAGGCGGTCGAGCGGCTCGCGGCTTTGGTCGAGGCGCTGTTCGACGAGCCGGAATAG
- a CDS encoding two pore domain potassium channel family protein, which produces MAPFRMERSANLEQKRFALKRHKGEAAAIARARRAARETPLNIILIQLGAALVTVALCALLHAAGLQGISKLFHIEDEELEKKSLGLETAWLIVVIALSLFVLHLAEIGLFGALYLALGAASSLEEALFFSLASYTTAGTAAVHLIDPWRLLGAAEALAGFLLIGWSTAYLVAKLRKLGE; this is translated from the coding sequence ATGGCGCCTTTCCGGATGGAACGAAGCGCGAACCTAGAGCAGAAACGATTTGCGCTCAAGCGCCATAAAGGGGAAGCAGCAGCCATTGCACGCGCGCGCCGCGCGGCGAGGGAGACGCCCTTGAACATCATCCTTATCCAGCTCGGCGCCGCCCTCGTCACGGTCGCATTGTGCGCGCTGCTCCACGCCGCGGGGCTTCAAGGCATTTCCAAGCTGTTCCATATCGAGGACGAGGAGCTGGAGAAGAAGTCGCTTGGGCTCGAGACGGCGTGGCTGATCGTCGTCATCGCTTTATCGCTGTTCGTCCTGCATCTGGCGGAGATCGGCCTGTTCGGCGCGCTCTATCTGGCGCTTGGCGCGGCCTCGTCGCTCGAAGAGGCTTTGTTCTTCTCGCTCGCCTCCTACACCACCGCGGGCACCGCCGCGGTCCACCTGATCGATCCGTGGCGCCTTCTCGGCGCGGCCGAGGCGCTTGCCGGATTCCTGCTGATCGGCTGGTCGACCGCCTATCTCGTGGCCAAGCTGCGCAAGCTCGGCGAGTAA
- a CDS encoding transcriptional regulator, which produces MKFAFGGFTLDPHDRRLCREGAPVELNARYLDALALLVGEDGRLVSKERFMAEVWRGVPVTDEALTQCIRTLRRLLGDDAARPRFIETVPKHGYRFVAPVERIERETGARERRAGLESHPAPGPSPSRGGESPWRRAMLLGGAGTLGAAGAGVLGGLFYGFALGGGPGAASVLLVLLWLTVAAALIGGAGVSFGIAAGAPRWTIAGGALGGMAVGAVAKLLGLDAFNLLLGRSPGDITGGAEGLMLGASVGLGALLARRSSLRRGVAMAALSGGAAGAAIPLLGGRLMGGSLDLLVRGFPGSRLRLDAIGALFGESGFGPVSQAATGMIEGALFAGCIVGAMRLARRSMGEG; this is translated from the coding sequence ATGAAGTTCGCGTTCGGAGGCTTCACGCTCGATCCCCACGACCGCAGGCTCTGCCGGGAGGGCGCGCCGGTGGAGCTCAACGCGCGCTATCTCGACGCCCTCGCCCTGCTGGTCGGCGAGGACGGCAGGCTGGTGTCCAAGGAGCGCTTCATGGCCGAGGTGTGGCGCGGCGTTCCGGTGACCGACGAGGCGCTGACCCAGTGCATCAGAACGCTCCGTCGGCTGCTCGGCGACGATGCGGCGCGGCCGCGCTTCATCGAGACGGTGCCGAAGCATGGCTATCGCTTCGTCGCGCCGGTGGAGCGCATCGAGCGCGAGACCGGCGCTCGCGAACGCCGTGCGGGTCTCGAAAGCCACCCCGCCCCCGGCCCCTCCCCATCAAGGGGAGGGGAGTCTCCGTGGCGGCGGGCCATGCTGCTGGGCGGCGCCGGGACGCTTGGGGCCGCGGGCGCCGGGGTGCTCGGCGGGCTGTTCTACGGCTTCGCGCTCGGCGGCGGGCCGGGGGCCGCGTCGGTTCTGCTGGTGCTGCTGTGGCTGACGGTCGCGGCGGCGCTGATCGGCGGCGCGGGGGTGAGCTTCGGAATCGCCGCCGGAGCGCCGCGATGGACGATCGCCGGCGGGGCGTTGGGCGGAATGGCCGTCGGGGCGGTGGCCAAGCTGCTCGGGCTCGACGCGTTCAACCTGCTGCTCGGCCGCTCGCCGGGAGACATTACCGGCGGCGCCGAGGGGCTGATGCTCGGCGCCTCGGTCGGGCTAGGCGCCTTGCTCGCGCGGCGCTCGTCACTCCGGCGCGGAGTTGCGATGGCCGCGCTTTCGGGGGGAGCGGCGGGCGCCGCCATTCCGCTTCTCGGCGGGCGGCTGATGGGCGGAAGCCTCGATCTTCTGGTGCGCGGCTTTCCCGGCTCGCGGCTGAGGCTGGACGCGATCGGCGCCCTGTTCGGCGAGAGCGGCTTCGGGCCGGTCAGCCAGGCGGCGACCGGAATGATCGAGGGCGCCCTGTTCGCCGGGTGCATCGTCGGCGCGATGCGCCTCGCCCGGCGGAGCATGGGAGAGGGCTAG
- a CDS encoding phosphoenolpyruvate carboxykinase, giving the protein MTNRVPSFDLHHQGIDTAAKLHWNLGPAELTEHALCKGEGVLAKDGPLVVKTGKHTGRSANDKFIVRDSETETTIWWDNNKSMDPAHFAALKADFMAALAEKDTLYVQDLYGGSQAEHRVNVRVINELAWHSQFIRTLLVRPEAAALAGFEPEFTIVDLPSFRADPARHGTRSETVIAVNLREKLILIGGTAYAGEMKKSVFGILNYLLPPAGVMPMHCSANIGADGDTAVFFGLSGTGKTTLSADASRTLIGDDEHGWSDTAVFNFEGGCYAKMIRLSPEAEPEIFATTKRFGTVLENVVVDPVTRALDLDDNSLAENTRGAYPIEFIPNASAENMGPVPKTVIFLAADAFGVLPPIARLTPEQAMYHFLSGYTAKVAGTEIGVTEPEATFSTCFGAPFMPRHPSVYGNLLKERIARGGVTCWLVNTGWTGGKYGVGSRMPIKATRALLNAALDGSLKNVEFRTDPNFGFEVPVSVPGVDSRILDPRGTWADKEDYDSTAAKLVKLFTDNFAKFEAHVDPAVLASAPGARGQQAEQVRETVTSAA; this is encoded by the coding sequence GTGACCAACCGGGTCCCGTCGTTCGACTTGCACCATCAGGGTATCGATACGGCCGCGAAGCTTCACTGGAACCTCGGCCCGGCCGAGCTGACCGAGCATGCCCTATGCAAGGGCGAGGGGGTGCTCGCCAAGGACGGGCCGCTGGTCGTGAAGACCGGCAAGCACACCGGCCGAAGCGCCAACGACAAGTTCATCGTCCGCGATAGCGAGACCGAGACGACGATCTGGTGGGACAACAACAAGTCGATGGACCCGGCGCATTTCGCCGCGCTGAAGGCGGACTTCATGGCCGCGCTGGCGGAGAAGGACACGCTCTACGTCCAGGATCTCTACGGCGGCTCGCAGGCGGAGCACCGGGTCAACGTCCGGGTAATCAACGAGCTCGCCTGGCACAGCCAGTTCATCCGCACGCTTCTGGTCCGCCCGGAAGCAGCCGCGCTTGCCGGCTTCGAGCCCGAATTCACGATCGTCGACCTGCCGAGCTTCCGCGCCGATCCGGCGCGCCACGGCACGCGTTCCGAGACCGTGATCGCCGTCAACCTGAGAGAGAAGCTGATCCTGATCGGCGGCACCGCTTATGCCGGCGAGATGAAGAAGTCGGTGTTCGGAATCCTCAACTACCTGCTTCCGCCGGCCGGCGTGATGCCGATGCACTGCTCGGCGAATATCGGTGCCGACGGCGACACCGCGGTCTTCTTCGGCCTTTCCGGCACCGGCAAGACGACTCTCAGCGCCGACGCCAGCCGCACGCTGATCGGCGACGACGAGCATGGCTGGTCGGACACCGCCGTGTTCAACTTCGAGGGCGGCTGCTACGCCAAGATGATCCGGCTTTCGCCCGAAGCCGAGCCGGAGATTTTCGCGACCACCAAGAGGTTCGGAACGGTGCTCGAGAACGTCGTGGTCGATCCCGTCACGCGCGCGCTCGACCTCGACGACAACAGCCTCGCCGAGAATACCCGCGGCGCCTATCCGATCGAGTTCATCCCCAATGCCTCGGCCGAGAATATGGGCCCGGTGCCGAAGACGGTGATCTTCCTCGCCGCCGATGCGTTCGGCGTGCTCCCGCCGATCGCCCGCCTGACGCCCGAGCAGGCGATGTACCACTTCCTCTCCGGCTACACCGCCAAGGTCGCCGGCACCGAGATCGGCGTGACCGAGCCGGAAGCGACCTTCTCGACCTGCTTCGGCGCCCCCTTCATGCCGCGCCACCCGAGCGTCTACGGCAACCTGCTCAAGGAGCGGATCGCGCGGGGCGGGGTCACCTGCTGGCTGGTCAACACCGGCTGGACCGGCGGCAAATACGGCGTCGGCAGCCGCATGCCGATCAAGGCCACCCGCGCGCTGCTCAACGCAGCGCTCGACGGATCCCTGAAGAACGTCGAATTCCGCACCGACCCGAATTTCGGCTTCGAAGTGCCGGTCAGCGTGCCCGGGGTCGATTCGAGGATCCTCGATCCGCGCGGCACCTGGGCCGACAAGGAGGATTACGATTCGACCGCGGCGAAGCTGGTCAAGCTCTTCACCGACAATTTCGCCAAGTTCGAGGCGCATGTCGATCCGGCCGTGCTCGCCTCGGCGCCGGGCGCGAGAGGCCAACAAGCGGAGCAAGTCCGGGAGACCGTCACCAGCGCGGCCTGA
- a CDS encoding HAMP domain-containing protein, giving the protein MASDTALARNEQRDLALGWSRRLSLRHRILAVNIFAVAILAGSIFYLDSFRSRLTQARVDQAQSETVMIAHMLAAIPPGQRQPILVRLGQDSGVRLRIYAPTGERTSDSWTGVAPTYQLRDPTNEAWYRRAATWLDNGFDAIVRASRPPLFVPPAVDRLEAWPEAVRATRRGGTATTLRRAADGTPYISAARAITGGETGVLLLTINARDVRHVVRAERASLLMILAATLLVSILLSRFLARTIAAPLRRLAHAAHRVRLGRDREVDVPVLPHRRDEIGLLARALGDMTQSLRQRIDATDAFAADVTHELKNPLASLRSAVDTLERVDDPAVRRELLDVVRQDVRRLDRLVVDIAEASRLDAELSRARFEPVDLGRMIQNMLPLWEGRGGKGVEVAFARPRVATATVMGDESRLARLVDNLVDNAISFSPPDGVVEVRAARVGEDVLVSVEDEGPGVPGDAREAIFNRFHSIRPEEDFGRHSGLGLAIARAIVEGHGGSIGIEDRPDGQRGARFVVRFPGVSQ; this is encoded by the coding sequence ATGGCGTCGGATACCGCTTTGGCGAGGAATGAGCAGCGCGACCTGGCGCTCGGCTGGTCGCGGCGGCTCTCGCTCCGCCACCGGATCCTCGCGGTCAACATCTTCGCCGTGGCGATCCTCGCCGGCAGCATCTTCTACCTCGACAGCTTCCGAAGCCGGCTGACCCAGGCGCGGGTCGATCAGGCGCAGTCGGAGACCGTGATGATCGCCCACATGCTCGCCGCGATCCCGCCCGGCCAGCGCCAGCCGATCCTCGTCCGCCTCGGTCAGGATTCCGGCGTGAGGCTCAGGATCTACGCGCCGACGGGCGAGCGCACGTCCGACAGCTGGACCGGAGTCGCGCCGACCTATCAGTTGCGCGATCCCACGAACGAAGCCTGGTACCGGCGCGCGGCCACCTGGCTGGACAACGGCTTCGACGCCATCGTCCGGGCCAGCCGGCCGCCGCTCTTCGTTCCTCCGGCCGTCGACCGCCTCGAGGCCTGGCCGGAGGCGGTGCGGGCGACGCGCCGCGGCGGCACAGCGACGACGCTCCGCCGCGCCGCCGACGGCACGCCCTATATTTCGGCCGCGCGCGCGATCACCGGAGGCGAAACCGGTGTGCTCCTGCTCACGATCAACGCCCGCGACGTTCGCCACGTCGTTCGCGCCGAGCGCGCCTCGCTGCTGATGATCCTGGCGGCGACCCTGCTCGTCTCGATCCTGCTCTCGCGCTTTCTCGCCCGGACCATCGCCGCCCCGCTGCGCCGGCTGGCCCATGCCGCGCACCGGGTAAGGCTGGGGCGGGATCGGGAAGTGGACGTGCCGGTGCTTCCGCACAGGCGCGACGAGATCGGGTTGCTCGCCCGGGCGCTCGGCGACATGACCCAGAGCCTTCGCCAGCGGATCGACGCCACCGACGCCTTCGCCGCGGACGTCACCCACGAGCTCAAGAACCCGCTGGCCTCGCTGCGCTCCGCGGTCGATACGCTGGAGCGGGTCGACGATCCCGCCGTCCGGCGCGAATTGCTCGATGTGGTGCGCCAGGACGTCCGGCGGCTCGACCGACTGGTGGTCGACATCGCCGAGGCCTCGCGGCTCGACGCGGAGCTCTCGCGCGCGCGGTTCGAGCCCGTCGATCTCGGCCGCATGATCCAGAACATGCTGCCGCTCTGGGAAGGCCGCGGCGGCAAGGGCGTCGAGGTCGCCTTCGCGCGCCCGCGAGTCGCCACCGCGACCGTGATGGGCGACGAATCGCGCCTCGCCCGGCTGGTCGACAATCTGGTCGACAACGCCATCTCCTTCTCGCCGCCGGATGGGGTCGTCGAGGTCAGAGCGGCGCGAGTCGGCGAGGACGTGCTGGTCAGCGTCGAGGACGAAGGCCCCGGCGTGCCCGGGGACGCCCGGGAGGCAATCTTTAACCGCTTCCATTCCATCAGGCCGGAGGAAGATTTCGGCCGCCATTCGGGCCTGGGTCTCGCCATCGCCCGGGCGATCGTCGAAGGCCATGGCGGATCGATCGGCATCGAGGATCGGCCGGACGGGCAACGCGGCGCCCGCTTCGTGGTCCGCTTTCCGGGAGTATCGCAATGA